A single genomic interval of Pontibacter deserti harbors:
- a CDS encoding DUF2231 domain-containing protein: MNEPTFWRTEIWHPLSVHFPIAILLLATIAISIAGVTRGDQKFFWQKAGSYLLYLGALSAWVAIYTGDMADATVSRKICDPTVLKDHEIAAFNVAYLFSAAAMLNILINVNILKLWPKLLRLLVVVLMVIGAGYLTYAGHLGAQVVYNQAGGVNMPASDCAGF, encoded by the coding sequence ATGAACGAGCCAACCTTTTGGCGGACAGAGATCTGGCATCCGCTGAGCGTACACTTCCCGATTGCTATCCTGCTGCTGGCAACTATAGCCATAAGTATAGCAGGGGTTACACGTGGCGATCAGAAATTTTTCTGGCAAAAGGCTGGCTCTTATTTACTTTACCTGGGTGCTTTATCTGCCTGGGTAGCTATTTACACCGGCGACATGGCCGATGCAACTGTATCGCGCAAAATCTGCGACCCAACCGTGCTCAAAGACCATGAAATTGCTGCCTTTAATGTAGCCTATCTTTTTTCTGCCGCTGCAATGCTCAACATACTTATTAATGTTAACATCCTTAAACTATGGCCTAAGCTGCTGCGCTTGTTGGTAGTTGTGCTTATGGTAATAGGTGCTGGTTACCTTACTTATGCCGGCCACCTAGGTGCACAGGTTGTTTACAACCAGGCTGGTGGTGTTAACATGCCCGCTTCCGATTGTGCTGGCTTTTAA